A single window of Sporosarcina sp. Marseille-Q4943 DNA harbors:
- a CDS encoding amidohydrolase gives MMVVDLNSDLSKKVIAWRRDFHQYPETGFLEMRTASIVASILDELGFDLTMGKSVMSDNHCMGKPDTEATKKHYLWAIENGAKKDYVANFSDGYTGIVATLDTGIEGPTTAYRFDMDALDIHESELDSHFPKQEGFRSKLPHKMHACGHDAHTAIGLGLATVIASNKEALKGKIKLIFQPAEEGTRGAKSMASAGIVDDVDYFIASHVGTGVPHQHFVASNNGFLATSKLDITFKGKASHAGAQPEEGNNALLAAANAALNIHAIARNSKGISRINVGELHAGSGRNIIADYAFLKAETRGENSEVNQYIKNQLESIIAGAAQMYQVDYQIDTVGEALSSQGSKELAVILKGCAEESAMLNETALESNDAAGSEDATYFMERVKQNGGLATYCIFGTDLPAGHHNEQFDINEETMLAAVDVLFKSALKLNSL, from the coding sequence TCGAAAAAAGTAATTGCTTGGAGACGGGATTTTCACCAATACCCGGAAACGGGGTTTCTAGAAATGCGAACGGCTTCGATTGTAGCGTCTATCTTAGATGAATTAGGGTTCGATTTAACAATGGGGAAATCTGTTATGTCAGACAATCATTGTATGGGGAAACCAGATACTGAAGCTACAAAAAAACATTATCTATGGGCGATCGAGAATGGAGCTAAGAAAGACTATGTTGCAAACTTTTCCGATGGATATACTGGGATAGTTGCAACACTGGATACCGGTATAGAAGGACCAACAACCGCCTATCGATTTGATATGGATGCGCTCGATATTCACGAATCGGAGTTGGACAGTCATTTCCCTAAGCAAGAGGGATTTAGATCAAAGCTTCCTCATAAAATGCATGCGTGCGGTCACGATGCCCACACAGCAATTGGATTAGGTTTGGCGACAGTTATTGCTAGCAATAAAGAAGCCTTAAAAGGGAAAATCAAATTGATCTTTCAACCTGCTGAAGAGGGAACGCGCGGCGCGAAATCAATGGCTAGTGCTGGAATCGTAGATGATGTCGATTATTTCATCGCCTCCCATGTTGGGACAGGGGTCCCACATCAACATTTCGTTGCTTCCAATAACGGTTTCTTAGCCACGTCGAAACTGGATATCACTTTTAAAGGCAAGGCATCCCATGCAGGAGCACAACCTGAGGAAGGAAATAATGCATTGTTAGCTGCTGCGAATGCGGCATTGAATATCCACGCAATCGCTAGAAATTCAAAAGGGATTTCAAGAATTAATGTCGGTGAATTACATGCTGGTTCAGGAAGAAATATTATCGCGGACTATGCATTTCTGAAAGCGGAAACTCGCGGTGAAAACTCTGAGGTGAATCAATATATAAAAAACCAGCTGGAATCGATCATCGCAGGTGCGGCACAAATGTATCAAGTCGATTATCAAATTGATACAGTCGGTGAAGCACTTAGTAGCCAAGGATCGAAAGAGTTGGCAGTGATTCTCAAGGGATGTGCAGAAGAGTCAGCCATGTTAAACGAAACAGCTTTGGAATCAAATGACGCGGCTGGTTCCGAAGATGCAACTTATTTCATGGAACGAGTGAAACAAAACGGTGGACTCGCAACATATTGTATTTTCGGCACAGACCTTCCTGCGGGACACCATAATGAACAATTTGACATCAATGAAGAAACGATGCTTGCAGCCGTAGATGTCTTATTTAAATCTGCTTTAAAATTAAATAGCCTATAA
- a CDS encoding cation:dicarboxylate symporter family transporter: MKKKFKFPLAYQILVGLIAGIIVGAIFYGNPAIETYLQPLGTIFINMIKMIVVPIIVSTLIVGVAGTGDLKQLGKLGGKTMIYFQIISLVAIIVGLSAANIFKPGEGIDMSTLAKGDIDSYVQTTESVQNENFMDVLVGIVPSNVIQAMASADMLAVIFFSVLFGLGVASIGERGKPVLAFFQGTADAMFWVTNLIMKFAPIGVFGLIGVTVSKFGLESLVPLGKLMILVYATMIFFVIVVLGGIAKMIGSSIFSIIKLLKDELILAYSTSSSETVLPKLMEKMEKFGSPRDIVSFVIPTGYSFNLDGSTLYQALAAIFIAQMYGIDLSIMEQVTLVLVLMITSNGIAGVPGVSFVVLLATLGTVGIPLEGLAFIAGVDRLLDMGRTVVNVLGNALATVVMAKWEGRFRTDKSKHTPVNPVSETI; encoded by the coding sequence ATGAAAAAGAAATTTAAATTTCCATTAGCATATCAAATACTTGTCGGTTTAATAGCAGGAATTATCGTAGGGGCGATCTTTTATGGAAACCCCGCAATAGAAACTTATTTGCAGCCACTTGGTACAATCTTTATTAATATGATTAAAATGATTGTCGTGCCGATCATCGTCTCAACTTTAATTGTCGGTGTTGCGGGAACTGGTGATTTGAAGCAATTAGGTAAACTTGGCGGAAAGACAATGATTTATTTCCAAATCATTTCGTTAGTCGCGATTATCGTTGGATTGTCCGCAGCGAATATTTTCAAACCGGGTGAAGGCATTGACATGTCGACTTTGGCAAAAGGCGATATCGACTCATATGTCCAAACGACTGAAAGTGTGCAGAATGAAAACTTCATGGACGTTCTTGTCGGCATCGTGCCGAGCAATGTCATTCAAGCGATGGCTTCAGCCGATATGCTTGCAGTTATTTTCTTCTCCGTATTGTTCGGGTTAGGCGTCGCTTCTATTGGTGAACGCGGAAAGCCGGTGCTTGCCTTTTTCCAAGGCACAGCAGACGCCATGTTCTGGGTGACAAACTTAATAATGAAATTCGCACCAATCGGCGTATTCGGTTTGATCGGTGTGACAGTATCGAAATTCGGACTCGAGTCGTTAGTGCCGCTTGGTAAATTAATGATTCTTGTCTATGCGACAATGATTTTCTTCGTCATCGTCGTTCTTGGCGGAATTGCGAAGATGATCGGTTCAAGCATCTTCAGCATTATCAAACTGTTAAAAGACGAACTCATTTTGGCTTACTCTACGTCGAGCTCTGAAACTGTATTACCGAAGCTTATGGAAAAGATGGAGAAATTCGGTTCTCCGAGAGACATCGTGTCATTTGTAATTCCAACTGGCTATTCCTTTAACTTGGACGGCTCGACGTTGTACCAAGCACTTGCGGCGATCTTCATCGCGCAAATGTATGGCATTGATTTGAGTATCATGGAGCAAGTTACATTAGTATTGGTTCTCATGATCACTTCTAACGGGATTGCGGGAGTACCAGGCGTTTCCTTCGTCGTATTACTCGCAACGCTTGGCACCGTCGGTATTCCATTGGAAGGACTTGCGTTCATCGCAGGTGTCGACCGACTGCTCGACATGGGCCGTACGGTCGTCAACGTACTTGGAAATGCTTTGGCTACGGTTGTTATGGCTAAATGGGAAGGCCGCTTCCGAACAGATAAAAGCAAACATACACCGGTTAATCCGGTTAGTGAAACAATATAA
- a CDS encoding ABC transporter ATP-binding protein, with product MLKVKEATRTFNNGLAGFNNISFSIKEGETVGILGTSGCGKSTLLRVLSGLDQNYEGAIEIGGVGEQPIGMIFQEPRLMPWLTVKENILFGAKDEKEKQATVHEYLNLVGLSDFDAHYPKDLSGGMAQRTAIARALIGEPDVLLLDEPFSALDAFTKMQLQDLLLKIQQNRLTTMVVVTHDIDEALYLCDRIFILGGQPGTLQAELSIDVAKPRDRGDSFLAAKKAEILELLHIEKEVV from the coding sequence ATGTTGAAAGTGAAAGAGGCGACTAGGACATTCAATAACGGGCTTGCAGGATTCAACAACATATCATTTTCCATTAAGGAAGGGGAAACTGTTGGGATTCTGGGAACGAGTGGTTGTGGAAAAAGTACACTGCTTCGCGTTTTATCCGGACTCGATCAGAATTATGAAGGTGCAATTGAAATTGGGGGTGTAGGGGAACAGCCAATCGGTATGATCTTTCAAGAGCCAAGATTAATGCCTTGGCTTACTGTAAAAGAGAATATTTTATTCGGAGCGAAAGATGAGAAGGAGAAACAAGCAACGGTACATGAGTATTTGAATCTTGTCGGTTTGTCTGATTTTGACGCTCATTATCCGAAAGATTTGTCTGGAGGGATGGCGCAACGAACCGCAATTGCCCGTGCACTAATTGGAGAGCCAGATGTCTTGCTCCTAGATGAACCTTTTAGTGCATTGGATGCTTTCACTAAAATGCAATTGCAGGATTTATTGTTAAAAATTCAACAGAACCGTTTAACAACGATGGTAGTCGTTACGCATGACATCGATGAAGCGCTTTACTTATGCGATCGAATATTCATCCTCGGTGGTCAACCCGGCACATTGCAGGCGGAATTGTCAATTGACGTAGCGAAACCGAGAGATCGAGGCGATTCGTTTTTGGCGGCTAAAAAAGCAGAAATCCTTGAGCTTTTACATATCGAAAAGGAGGTTGTCTAA
- a CDS encoding VOC family protein, with amino-acid sequence MKIKGFGGVFLRSKDIEKLKNWYEETLRISMGDWNGAIIKPDADNETVFSLFKEGSSYFPVEQPVMLNFQVEDIEGWIEHFEKIGVPLLKEPEKSEYGTFVWISDPEGRWIELYEK; translated from the coding sequence GTGAAAATTAAAGGTTTTGGTGGAGTCTTTTTAAGATCGAAGGATATTGAAAAACTGAAAAATTGGTATGAAGAAACTTTACGTATTTCAATGGGGGATTGGAATGGTGCAATTATTAAACCGGATGCAGATAATGAGACAGTCTTTTCCCTTTTTAAAGAAGGAAGTAGTTATTTTCCGGTAGAACAGCCCGTTATGTTAAATTTCCAAGTGGAAGACATAGAAGGATGGATAGAGCACTTCGAGAAAATTGGTGTGCCTCTTCTTAAAGAACCTGAAAAGAGTGAGTATGGGACCTTTGTTTGGATTTCCGATCCAGAAGGAAGATGGATTGAACTTTATGAAAAGTGA
- a CDS encoding response regulator: MRYFIVDDDSACRKMLEHVIKEDGLGYVAGEAENGVKALAPILSSQPDIVLIDFLMPGLDGIETMEQLKKQGFQGKFIMISQIVNKEMVGEAYEKGVEFFIHKPINRVEVRSVLTKTKESYQLQQSLKMIRESLANIDASGEQPKRQSVSDIVRFILNDMGIIGEVGSDDIIAIIGELMKRQDRSPQLPPLKELYEAVARGMKDVDVSKESKAIEQRIRRTIAAAINNLASMGVVDYTSPQFEYYAPRYFDFQDIRLRMKQIEADLPTPSRVKVNIKKFLQVLYIETEERYKNL; encoded by the coding sequence GTGCGTTATTTTATCGTAGATGATGATTCGGCATGTCGGAAAATGCTTGAGCATGTTATTAAAGAAGACGGTCTTGGTTATGTGGCCGGAGAGGCGGAGAACGGAGTGAAGGCACTTGCGCCCATTCTGTCCTCGCAGCCTGACATTGTACTGATCGACTTTCTTATGCCTGGACTTGATGGGATCGAAACGATGGAACAATTGAAAAAGCAAGGATTCCAAGGGAAGTTCATAATGATTTCCCAAATCGTCAATAAGGAAATGGTCGGCGAAGCGTATGAGAAAGGTGTAGAGTTCTTTATTCATAAACCGATTAATCGCGTGGAAGTGCGGAGCGTTCTAACGAAAACTAAGGAGAGCTATCAACTTCAACAGTCATTGAAAATGATACGAGAGTCGTTGGCGAATATCGATGCATCTGGAGAACAACCAAAGCGACAAAGCGTGAGTGATATTGTCCGATTCATTTTAAATGATATGGGGATTATTGGTGAGGTGGGCAGTGATGACATCATTGCCATCATCGGTGAGCTTATGAAACGGCAAGATCGGTCGCCGCAATTGCCTCCGTTAAAAGAATTGTACGAGGCGGTCGCTCGGGGAATGAAAGATGTCGATGTGTCAAAAGAGAGTAAAGCGATTGAACAGCGGATCCGCCGGACTATTGCAGCCGCTATAAACAACCTCGCCTCGATGGGAGTGGTCGATTATACTTCTCCTCAATTCGAATATTATGCGCCACGCTATTTCGACTTTCAGGACATACGTCTCCGCATGAAACAAATCGAAGCAGACCTTCCAACACCGTCGCGTGTAAAAGTTAATATAAAAAAATTCCTTCAAGTGCTTTATATTGAAACGGAAGAAAGATATAAGAATCTTTGA
- a CDS encoding carboxymuconolactone decarboxylase family protein gives MSKEDLYRKSYFNRLGELSDLAPDAFKAFVQFDKLALAEGKLTKKLKELIAIAVAHTTGCPYCIDIHVKAAKSEDVTKEEMSEAILVATALKAGSALAHGVNALNAYDQNGEDEYYKASYFNRLKEFSTINGDVFKSFVDFDAKTMKESILSVKEKELIAVAVAHTTGCPYCIDIHTKGAKKANATKEELAESILVATALKAGSALAHSVNALNAYDD, from the coding sequence ATGAGCAAAGAAGATTTATATAGAAAATCATATTTTAACCGTTTAGGAGAATTAAGTGATCTAGCACCTGATGCTTTTAAGGCATTTGTACAGTTTGACAAACTTGCCTTAGCAGAAGGAAAACTAACGAAGAAATTAAAAGAATTGATTGCTATTGCTGTTGCCCATACAACAGGTTGTCCGTATTGTATCGATATTCATGTAAAAGCAGCAAAATCAGAAGATGTTACGAAGGAAGAAATGTCGGAAGCCATCTTGGTCGCTACGGCCTTAAAGGCAGGCTCCGCTCTTGCTCATGGAGTGAATGCATTAAATGCATACGATCAAAATGGCGAGGATGAATACTATAAAGCATCTTATTTCAATAGATTAAAGGAATTCTCAACAATAAATGGAGATGTCTTTAAGTCGTTTGTTGATTTCGATGCAAAAACAATGAAAGAAAGTATATTAAGTGTAAAAGAAAAGGAATTGATTGCTGTCGCTGTTGCCCATACAACAGGTTGCCCGTACTGTATTGACATTCATACAAAGGGTGCAAAGAAAGCAAATGCAACGAAGGAAGAACTAGCAGAATCGATTCTGGTGGCAACTGCATTAAAAGCGGGTTCAGCTCTGGCTCACAGTGTGAATGCATTAAATGCATATGATGATTAA
- the acsA gene encoding acetate--CoA ligase, with product MANEEVIYPHEGNYNITAELPSRNDFTWKSIESYFSWSATGKVNMAYECVDRHVVEGFGEKVALHYFGENEEYTVTYRELKKKTDLWATVLKKKGVKKGDFVFIFLPKHPDCHIAMLAAIKLGAVVGPLFEAFMEDAVKERIADCEGAYLIASPELIKRVPRAELPSLKTVWITAEPEQCKDDEISLFEEARTIDSEEDIIEWVDLDHALNIHYTSGSTGRPKGIIHAHRAMIQQYITGRWVLDLKDEDVYWCTAHPGWVTGTVYGVFAPLLNRATIVIHGGRFNADEWYSVLEKSGVTVWYSAPTAFRMLMAEGDDKTANYDLSKIRHVLSVGEPLNPEVIRWGTKTLSNRIHDTWWMTETGAQLIVNLPSEKIIPGSMGRPFPGIEAAILGDDGEKLAPGRVGHLALKANWPAIMREVWNDPAKYSTYFPFEGWYVSGDLATIDDNGYIFFQGRSDDMINSSGERIGPFEVESKLIEHPAVAEVGVIGKPDALRGEIVKAFIVLRDGFEASDALLQELRQFVRSGLAAHAAPREIEFLEELPKTPISGKILRRELKARELQKVNV from the coding sequence ATGGCTAATGAGGAAGTGATTTATCCACATGAAGGAAATTACAACATTACGGCTGAACTCCCTTCAAGAAACGATTTCACATGGAAAAGTATTGAATCGTATTTCAGTTGGTCTGCTACCGGAAAAGTGAATATGGCTTATGAATGTGTCGATCGCCATGTCGTGGAAGGGTTTGGAGAGAAAGTCGCTCTACATTATTTTGGTGAAAATGAAGAGTACACAGTAACGTATCGTGAATTGAAGAAGAAAACGGATCTCTGGGCTACTGTTTTGAAAAAGAAAGGGGTAAAAAAAGGGGACTTCGTCTTTATCTTTTTACCGAAGCATCCTGATTGTCATATCGCAATGCTTGCTGCCATTAAACTTGGCGCTGTTGTCGGGCCACTATTCGAAGCGTTTATGGAAGATGCAGTAAAGGAGCGGATTGCCGATTGTGAGGGCGCTTATTTAATCGCTTCGCCTGAGTTGATCAAACGCGTGCCGCGTGCAGAATTGCCATCACTGAAAACGGTGTGGATAACGGCAGAGCCCGAACAATGCAAGGATGATGAAATTTCGTTGTTTGAAGAGGCGCGTACTATTGATAGTGAAGAAGACATCATCGAGTGGGTGGATTTGGACCATGCGCTAAATATTCATTATACGAGCGGTTCGACTGGCAGGCCCAAAGGAATTATCCATGCCCATCGAGCGATGATCCAACAATACATTACAGGCAGATGGGTATTGGATTTGAAGGATGAGGATGTCTATTGGTGCACAGCACACCCAGGTTGGGTGACAGGAACGGTATACGGAGTTTTCGCACCGTTGCTTAACCGGGCAACAATCGTCATTCACGGTGGCAGATTTAATGCTGATGAATGGTATTCCGTTTTAGAAAAGTCAGGTGTCACTGTTTGGTATAGTGCGCCGACAGCTTTCAGAATGTTAATGGCGGAAGGGGATGATAAGACAGCGAATTATGATTTGTCGAAGATCCGGCATGTTTTAAGTGTAGGCGAGCCGTTAAATCCAGAAGTGATCCGTTGGGGTACCAAAACGTTGTCGAACAGAATTCATGATACATGGTGGATGACTGAAACAGGGGCTCAACTCATTGTGAATCTTCCCTCCGAAAAAATTATTCCCGGATCTATGGGAAGACCGTTTCCGGGAATTGAAGCGGCAATTCTAGGAGATGACGGTGAAAAGCTTGCGCCCGGCAGAGTAGGACACTTAGCATTGAAAGCGAATTGGCCTGCAATAATGAGGGAAGTATGGAACGATCCTGCCAAGTATTCGACATATTTCCCGTTCGAAGGATGGTATGTATCTGGCGATTTGGCGACAATCGATGATAACGGCTATATCTTTTTCCAAGGCCGGAGCGACGATATGATCAATTCTTCAGGTGAACGAATCGGTCCATTTGAAGTAGAGAGTAAATTGATCGAACACCCAGCTGTTGCAGAGGTGGGTGTCATTGGGAAGCCAGATGCGTTGAGAGGGGAAATCGTCAAGGCATTTATCGTCTTACGAGATGGATTCGAAGCAAGTGATGCGCTGCTGCAAGAACTGCGTCAATTCGTACGAAGTGGTCTAGCTGCTCATGCTGCGCCGAGGGAAATTGAATTTCTTGAGGAGTTGCCTAAGACACCGATTAGCGGAAAAATCCTTCGACGGGAATTGAAAGCAAGGGAACTTCAAAAAGTAAACGTCTAA
- a CDS encoding ABC transporter permease, giving the protein MTVNIDEKGFFKVKGKKSVKVSFENKVRGLTLGLIIPFILLVVWEAAVRFNWLDAYVFPAPTTILQKIIELAQEGKLWGHVGITFFRVMIGFLAGTIAAVILGSIVGYFKWFEQLMDPLIQAFRSIPSLAWVPLFILWMGIGESSKVMLIAVGVFFPIYLNIVSGIQGVDRKLIEVGKIYHFTPLQIVRRIILPASLPAFLVGLRSGVGLGWMFVVAAELMGASQGLGYLLVVGQNTYSPELIIASIILFALLGKATDSLLKSLEARALKWQDNLQNQL; this is encoded by the coding sequence ATGACGGTCAATATTGACGAAAAAGGATTTTTTAAAGTAAAAGGAAAAAAGTCGGTCAAAGTTAGCTTTGAAAATAAAGTGAGGGGTTTAACGCTCGGCTTGATCATTCCGTTTATTCTTTTAGTCGTGTGGGAAGCAGCTGTCCGTTTCAATTGGCTTGATGCTTATGTCTTTCCGGCTCCGACAACCATTTTGCAAAAAATTATCGAGTTAGCCCAAGAAGGTAAACTTTGGGGGCATGTAGGAATTACGTTTTTTCGGGTTATGATCGGATTTCTAGCAGGAACAATTGCCGCGGTTATATTGGGATCCATCGTCGGTTATTTTAAATGGTTTGAGCAGTTGATGGATCCGTTAATTCAAGCATTTCGCTCAATACCCTCTCTAGCCTGGGTTCCATTGTTTATCCTTTGGATGGGTATTGGAGAGTCGTCCAAAGTGATGTTAATCGCTGTCGGTGTGTTCTTCCCGATCTATCTTAACATCGTCTCAGGTATTCAAGGGGTAGACCGTAAGTTAATTGAAGTCGGCAAGATCTATCATTTTACTCCGTTGCAAATTGTTCGTCGTATCATCTTGCCAGCTTCACTTCCAGCGTTTCTCGTGGGCTTGCGCAGTGGTGTTGGACTCGGCTGGATGTTCGTTGTAGCTGCCGAGTTAATGGGGGCCAGTCAAGGGCTTGGGTATTTGTTAGTTGTTGGTCAGAATACGTATTCACCCGAGCTTATTATCGCAAGCATTATTTTATTTGCATTGTTAGGGAAAGCAACCGATTCGTTGTTGAAATCATTGGAAGCACGTGCATTGAAGTGGCAAGACAACCTACAAAACCAACTATGA
- a CDS encoding aliphatic sulfonate ABC transporter substrate-binding protein, with translation MKKWIALILTVIGITMLMSACSSGEGKEKAELKKVVLDYAYYSPTSLALKEFGWVEEAFEEQGIEVEWVLSHGSNKALEFLNSKSVDFGSTAGAAALIAKSNGSPIESVYIYSKPEWTALVATEDSEITSIEQLKGKKVAATLGTDPYIFLLRSLQEVGMSSKDLEIVNLQHSDGANALLTGQVEAWAGLDPHMAKVEVDSGAKLFLRDHEKNTYGTLNVRSDFAEQHPEVVETVIEVYEKARKWVLENPDEAADILAQEADMQLEVAKKSLERNDFSEPIPGQKQIDALTAAGEVLQSENVIKGDVDVGKTVEELITDQFAKKVIE, from the coding sequence ATGAAAAAATGGATTGCATTAATATTAACGGTTATCGGTATAACGATGCTGATGTCAGCTTGCTCATCCGGTGAAGGAAAGGAAAAGGCGGAGTTGAAAAAAGTTGTGTTGGATTATGCATATTACTCGCCAACTAGCCTAGCGTTGAAGGAATTTGGTTGGGTAGAGGAGGCGTTTGAGGAACAGGGGATTGAAGTGGAGTGGGTACTCAGCCACGGAAGCAATAAAGCACTTGAATTTCTAAATTCGAAAAGTGTCGACTTCGGTTCGACAGCTGGGGCTGCTGCGTTAATTGCCAAGTCAAACGGTTCTCCGATTGAATCGGTCTATATTTATTCAAAGCCTGAATGGACTGCACTTGTGGCAACAGAGGATTCAGAAATTACATCAATCGAACAATTGAAGGGAAAGAAAGTGGCTGCAACGCTAGGAACGGATCCATATATATTCCTTCTCCGTTCGTTACAAGAAGTTGGTATGTCGTCCAAGGACTTGGAAATTGTGAATTTACAACACTCAGATGGCGCTAACGCTCTTTTGACAGGTCAAGTAGAAGCATGGGCAGGGTTAGATCCACATATGGCAAAAGTTGAAGTCGATTCTGGCGCAAAGTTATTCTTACGTGATCATGAAAAAAATACGTACGGAACGCTGAATGTCCGATCTGACTTTGCTGAACAACATCCTGAAGTAGTTGAAACAGTGATTGAAGTGTATGAGAAAGCACGGAAGTGGGTTTTGGAAAATCCGGATGAGGCAGCCGACATACTCGCACAAGAAGCTGACATGCAATTGGAAGTTGCGAAAAAGAGTTTAGAGCGTAATGACTTCTCTGAACCAATTCCTGGCCAGAAACAAATTGATGCACTGACTGCGGCAGGTGAAGTGTTGCAATCAGAAAATGTTATTAAAGGGGATGTGGATGTCGGGAAGACTGTAGAAGAATTGATTACTGATCAATTTGCAAAAAAAGTTATCGAATGA
- a CDS encoding sensor histidine kinase, with the protein MLNKHLTQKERKIDMTALLLTALLTAIAGEFKLIPFNGESFRFSLGSITFFLLLLIRPAGSLPLTGLVTGLTVVMFRTCVEMMTTSVSLMDSFQHHLPILLYYVVFAIGFHIICIDKYRAAPLLLGSWAALFEFVGNGAESIMRIWMLNRDWLMVKDWALIGGVAMFRSFFVVGLYSSIMLSEQKKRMQEMLGIGSNLYAESLYLQKSMNHIEQVTASSHELYRKLKQENLHDLSVQALAIAQEIHEVKKDSQRILSGLSKITKEKSADLFRLSDLFDFVITSNRKYSVMLNRTVEFRLTMSVDYETDQHIPLLALLNNVTANAVESINQMGSISIKVSEEADNLYIVIQDTGKGIQKEDLPILFEPGYTTKFNEQGVAATGIGLSHVQQITQMLQGELHIETEETGTVFHIRIPSYTIRKIR; encoded by the coding sequence ATGTTAAACAAGCACCTGACCCAAAAAGAACGTAAAATAGACATGACGGCTTTGTTGTTGACAGCTTTGTTGACGGCGATTGCGGGGGAGTTTAAACTCATTCCATTTAATGGGGAGTCGTTTCGTTTTAGTTTAGGGAGCATCACTTTTTTTCTCCTCCTCCTCATCCGTCCGGCTGGATCTCTTCCTTTGACGGGGCTTGTGACGGGCTTGACTGTCGTTATGTTCCGAACTTGTGTTGAAATGATGACAACGTCTGTTTCATTAATGGATAGTTTCCAGCATCATCTGCCTATCTTATTGTATTATGTTGTTTTTGCGATAGGTTTTCATATCATTTGTATTGACAAGTATCGAGCGGCTCCGCTTTTGTTGGGCTCATGGGCAGCTCTATTTGAGTTTGTTGGGAACGGTGCAGAAAGCATAATGCGTATATGGATGTTAAACCGTGATTGGTTGATGGTGAAAGACTGGGCGTTAATCGGCGGAGTGGCAATGTTTCGCAGTTTCTTCGTTGTAGGGCTATATAGTTCAATAATGTTATCTGAACAGAAAAAGCGCATGCAGGAAATGCTAGGGATCGGTTCGAATTTGTATGCGGAGTCGCTTTATTTACAGAAGTCGATGAATCATATTGAGCAAGTAACTGCCTCGAGCCATGAGTTATACCGGAAGTTAAAACAAGAAAATCTGCATGACTTGAGTGTACAGGCACTAGCAATCGCGCAAGAAATTCATGAAGTGAAAAAAGACTCCCAGCGTATACTGTCAGGTTTGTCCAAGATTACTAAAGAAAAGAGCGCTGATCTCTTTCGATTATCAGATCTGTTTGACTTTGTTATTACGTCGAATCGGAAATACAGTGTCATGTTGAATCGGACAGTCGAATTCCGGCTAACGATGTCAGTCGATTATGAAACGGATCAGCATATCCCGCTATTGGCTTTATTAAACAATGTTACGGCCAATGCGGTTGAGTCGATTAATCAAATGGGTTCTATTTCCATTAAAGTGTCCGAAGAAGCGGACAATCTATATATTGTAATTCAGGACACGGGCAAAGGCATTCAAAAAGAAGATCTCCCCATTTTGTTTGAGCCGGGCTATACAACGAAGTTTAATGAACAAGGAGTGGCGGCAACAGGCATTGGTCTTTCCCATGTCCAACAGATTACACAAATGCTGCAAGGGGAGCTCCATATTGAGACAGAAGAAACGGGAACGGTTTTCCATATACGGATCCCTTCCTATACAATACGAAAAATTAGGTGA